A region from the Solibacillus sp. FSL H8-0523 genome encodes:
- a CDS encoding AzlC family ABC transporter permease: MGQIEKNTYTPDTFRQGVKDCIPTLLGYISIGVAFGVVGIASGISVLEVFLLSVLVYAGSAQFIFCGLYVAGAPVTAVIVTIFIVNLRHLLMSLTVAPYFTKHSMLRNIGFGTLLTDETFGVSVVTASKEGRLGGKWMDGLNITAYTTWIAACTVGGVIGQWLPDPEQWGLDYALVAMFVALLVLTLQSIAREKIMHYLKLIVVMAVSMYGMLYFMPGHLAVLLSTVVVATIGVVTEK; encoded by the coding sequence ATGGGGCAAATTGAAAAAAACACGTATACACCGGATACGTTTAGGCAAGGTGTAAAAGACTGCATTCCAACATTACTCGGTTATATTAGTATCGGTGTAGCATTTGGGGTAGTTGGCATTGCTTCAGGGATTTCGGTGTTAGAGGTCTTTTTACTATCGGTGCTTGTTTATGCGGGTTCTGCACAGTTTATTTTTTGTGGACTGTATGTAGCGGGAGCCCCTGTAACAGCGGTCATTGTTACAATTTTTATTGTCAATTTGAGACACTTACTAATGTCGTTAACGGTTGCGCCGTATTTTACGAAACATTCGATGCTCCGTAACATTGGCTTTGGTACGCTGTTAACAGATGAAACATTTGGTGTGTCCGTTGTGACGGCTAGTAAAGAAGGGCGTCTTGGCGGGAAGTGGATGGATGGCTTAAATATTACAGCGTATACGACTTGGATAGCGGCTTGTACGGTGGGTGGGGTCATCGGGCAATGGCTACCAGATCCCGAACAATGGGGACTGGATTATGCGCTTGTGGCAATGTTTGTGGCATTACTTGTATTAACCTTGCAAAGTATTGCGCGTGAAAAAATTATGCATTACTTAAAATTAATTGTGGTCATGGCCGTTAGTATGTACGGTATGCTGTATTTCATGCCAGGACATTTAGCAGTACTTCTATCAACGGTAGTTGTAGCAACGATAGGGGTGGTGACTGAAAAATGA
- the ileS gene encoding isoleucine--tRNA ligase, producing MVEYKETLLMPKTDFPMRGGLPTKEPQIQAQWDEMDINKLVLERTKDRPHFLLHDGPPYANGDIHAGHALNKVIKDMINRHKSMTGFNVNYIPGWDTHGLPIEQALTNKGVKRKEMSVADFRELCEKYAYEQVANQSTQFQRLGVRGDWANPYITLKPEFEARQIEVFGKMAEKGYIYKGLKPVYWSPSSESALAEAEIEYKDVESYSIYVAFNIKDAKGVVPADAKFIIWTTTPWTIPANLGISVNPEYTYVVAQANGAKYIVMKDLVEKLATTFGWETYEIVQEVKGQELDLIVAEHPIYKRDSLVMVGEHVTAEAGTGCVHTAPGHGEDDYQIGKQYGLEILSPVDNGGCYTNEAPGFEGLFYEKANPIVIEKLKEEGALLNVSKFSHSYPHDWRTKKPVIYRATPQWFASVEMFRGELLDAVKSTEFTPAWGETRLYNMIRDRGDWVISRQRAWGVPIPIFYAEDETPIITPETIAHISKLFRENGSNIWFQREAVELLPEGFTHEGSPNGKFTKENDIMDVWFDSGSSHQGVLAERGMKYPADLYLEGSDQHRGWFNSSLITSVAINGVAPYKGLLTHGFVLDGEGRKMSKSLGNTIDPLKVMNQYGADILRMWVASVDYTSDVRISMDMLKQVSETYRKVRNTLRFLHGNVTDFNPSQDRVAYEELNEMDQYMYMRLQDTVKAIRAAYDRYDFSTVYTTVNNFVAIELSSFYLDIAKDIVYIEGTDNKNRRAMQTVMYDTLMALVKLLTPMIPHTTEELWGYMTFEGKELSVQLTDFPEVDEKANFEQLRPKWAKLIAVRNEVLKALEEARNAKTIGKSLEAKISVYADAETVELLNDASIDFAQLSIVSQFVVAGSKESAPAESLQLEKTALVVEKADGEKCERCWTIAETVGTEDKHATLCKRCADVVENYYV from the coding sequence ATGGTAGAGTACAAAGAGACGTTATTAATGCCGAAAACAGATTTCCCAATGCGCGGTGGCTTACCGACAAAAGAACCCCAAATCCAAGCACAATGGGATGAAATGGACATCAACAAATTAGTGTTAGAGCGCACAAAAGACCGCCCACACTTCTTATTACATGATGGCCCTCCTTATGCAAACGGCGACATTCATGCAGGTCATGCATTAAACAAAGTCATTAAAGATATGATTAACCGTCATAAATCAATGACTGGTTTCAACGTGAACTATATTCCAGGTTGGGATACACATGGTTTACCAATCGAGCAAGCATTAACAAACAAAGGCGTTAAGCGTAAAGAAATGTCAGTAGCGGATTTCCGTGAGCTATGTGAAAAGTATGCGTATGAGCAAGTAGCAAACCAAAGCACACAATTCCAACGTTTAGGTGTTCGTGGCGACTGGGCAAACCCATACATCACATTAAAGCCTGAATTCGAAGCGCGTCAAATCGAAGTATTCGGTAAAATGGCTGAAAAAGGCTATATCTATAAAGGCTTAAAACCAGTTTATTGGTCACCATCTTCTGAATCGGCATTAGCAGAAGCAGAAATCGAATATAAAGATGTGGAATCGTACTCAATCTATGTAGCGTTCAACATTAAAGATGCAAAAGGTGTTGTACCAGCAGACGCGAAATTCATCATCTGGACAACGACACCATGGACAATTCCGGCAAACTTAGGGATTTCAGTAAATCCTGAGTACACATATGTAGTAGCACAAGCAAACGGTGCAAAATACATCGTGATGAAAGACTTAGTTGAAAAGCTTGCAACAACTTTCGGTTGGGAAACGTACGAAATCGTTCAAGAAGTAAAAGGGCAAGAGCTTGATTTAATCGTAGCAGAACACCCAATTTACAAGCGCGATTCATTAGTAATGGTTGGTGAGCACGTAACTGCTGAAGCGGGTACAGGATGTGTACACACAGCGCCAGGACATGGTGAAGACGATTACCAAATCGGGAAACAATACGGCTTAGAAATTTTATCACCAGTAGATAACGGTGGTTGCTATACAAATGAAGCACCTGGCTTTGAAGGTTTATTCTATGAAAAAGCAAACCCAATCGTGATTGAAAAGTTAAAAGAAGAAGGCGCATTATTAAACGTTTCTAAATTCTCACACTCATACCCACACGACTGGCGTACAAAAAAACCAGTCATCTACCGTGCAACACCACAATGGTTTGCTTCAGTAGAAATGTTCCGTGGTGAGTTATTAGATGCAGTAAAATCAACAGAATTCACACCAGCATGGGGCGAAACGCGTCTGTACAATATGATTCGTGACCGCGGTGACTGGGTAATCTCTCGTCAACGTGCATGGGGTGTACCGATTCCAATTTTCTATGCAGAAGATGAAACACCAATCATCACACCAGAAACAATCGCACATATTTCAAAATTATTCCGTGAAAATGGCTCAAACATCTGGTTCCAACGTGAAGCAGTTGAGTTACTTCCTGAAGGCTTCACACACGAAGGTAGCCCGAACGGTAAATTCACAAAAGAAAACGACATCATGGACGTATGGTTCGATTCAGGCTCATCTCACCAAGGTGTACTTGCTGAGCGCGGTATGAAATACCCTGCTGACCTTTACTTAGAAGGTTCAGACCAACACCGTGGCTGGTTCAACTCATCATTAATTACATCTGTTGCGATTAATGGCGTTGCACCATACAAAGGCTTATTAACACATGGTTTCGTATTAGATGGCGAAGGCCGTAAAATGTCGAAATCACTTGGTAACACAATTGATCCATTAAAAGTAATGAACCAATATGGTGCAGACATCTTACGTATGTGGGTAGCTTCAGTCGATTACACAAGTGATGTACGTATCTCAATGGATATGCTAAAACAAGTTTCTGAAACATACCGTAAAGTGCGTAACACATTACGTTTCTTACACGGGAACGTGACAGACTTCAATCCAAGTCAAGACCGCGTAGCTTACGAAGAGTTAAATGAAATGGATCAATATATGTACATGCGCTTACAAGATACAGTAAAGGCAATCCGTGCAGCATATGACCGTTATGACTTCTCAACGGTGTACACAACAGTAAACAACTTTGTCGCAATCGAATTATCTTCATTCTACTTAGATATCGCAAAAGACATTGTGTACATCGAAGGTACAGATAACAAAAACCGTCGTGCAATGCAAACAGTTATGTATGATACTTTAATGGCGTTAGTGAAATTATTAACACCAATGATCCCTCATACAACAGAAGAGCTATGGGGCTACATGACATTCGAAGGAAAAGAGCTTTCAGTTCAATTAACAGACTTCCCAGAAGTAGACGAAAAAGCGAACTTCGAACAATTACGTCCGAAATGGGCAAAATTAATTGCTGTGCGTAATGAAGTGTTAAAAGCGTTAGAAGAAGCGCGTAACGCGAAAACAATCGGTAAATCATTAGAAGCAAAAATCTCTGTTTATGCAGATGCAGAAACAGTTGAATTATTAAATGATGCAAGTATTGACTTTGCGCAACTTTCAATCGTCTCTCAATTTGTAGTAGCGGGCAGCAAAGAATCAGCTCCTGCAGAAAGCCTACAATTAGAAAAAACCGCTTTAGTTGTTGAAAAGGCAGACGGCGAGAAATGTGAACGCTGCTGGACAATTGCGGAAACAGTTGGTACGGAAGACAAGCACGCGACATTATGTAAACGTTGTGCGGATGTAGTAGAAAACTATTACGTATAA
- a CDS encoding AzlD domain-containing protein, which translates to MTTTFAMILLILGCAMVTWIPRILPFVLVKNMNMPDIVLRWLAYIPVCILSALVIEGFFKYEQSFVTVNWLNVAAFIPTLFVALLTKSLSKTVIAGVITMAALRYIIGY; encoded by the coding sequence ATGACGACAACATTTGCGATGATTTTGTTGATTTTGGGTTGTGCAATGGTAACATGGATTCCGCGTATTTTACCATTTGTCTTAGTGAAAAATATGAACATGCCAGATATTGTACTGCGCTGGCTTGCCTACATACCTGTTTGTATTTTGTCTGCACTTGTCATTGAAGGTTTTTTTAAGTATGAACAATCGTTTGTAACAGTCAATTGGCTGAATGTCGCGGCGTTTATTCCGACATTATTCGTTGCGTTACTGACAAAGAGCTTGTCGAAAACGGTAATTGCAGGTGTAATAACAATGGCTGCTTTACGCTACATAATTGGATATTGA
- a CDS encoding cell division protein SepF, which yields MSIKNIFDKFFYLEDVEEEQAPAQAAPTKQASKAAPKEVHYQEAVQKQQTQVIQNRMKKERKVPQNSQQRNEVVVQNHNQNNNNVVSLQAAASSKNSKLVLIEPRVYAEAQDIAEHLKQRRATVVNLQRIDRDQGKRIIDFLSGTVYALGGDIQRIGNDIFLCTPENVEVSGEISNLTFE from the coding sequence ATGAGCATTAAAAATATTTTTGATAAATTCTTTTATTTAGAAGATGTCGAGGAAGAACAAGCTCCTGCACAAGCAGCACCAACAAAGCAAGCGTCAAAAGCCGCTCCAAAGGAAGTGCACTATCAAGAGGCAGTTCAAAAGCAGCAAACGCAGGTCATTCAAAATCGGATGAAAAAAGAGCGTAAAGTTCCGCAGAATTCGCAGCAACGCAATGAGGTTGTTGTGCAAAACCATAACCAAAATAATAACAATGTTGTGAGTTTACAAGCGGCGGCTTCTTCTAAAAATTCAAAATTAGTATTAATCGAACCACGTGTTTATGCGGAGGCACAAGATATTGCTGAGCATTTAAAACAACGACGTGCGACGGTTGTTAATTTACAGCGCATTGACCGCGATCAAGGCAAGCGCATTATCGACTTTTTAAGCGGAACAGTGTATGCGTTAGGTGGCGATATTCAACGTATCGGCAACGATATTTTCTTATGTACACCAGAAAACGTAGAGGTATCAGGAGAAATTTCGAATTTAACATTCGAGTAA
- the sigE gene encoding RNA polymerase sporulation sigma factor SigE has product MLQKIKSWIFKLFSYFTKKGTYYIGGHDSLPIPLTREEEVVVVEAFMNGDLHARDMLIERNLRLVVYIARRFDNTATPIEDLISIGSIGLIKAIETFNLDKNIKLATYASRCIENEILMHLRKTSRMKGEVSFDEPLNADADGNELLLSDILGTEEHIISMDVERKIERQHMFMAINQLTPREKYIMECRFGLNGKEEMTQKEVADHLGISQSYISRLEKKIILDLREYLNEPIA; this is encoded by the coding sequence TTGCTACAAAAAATCAAATCATGGATTTTTAAACTATTTAGCTACTTTACAAAAAAAGGGACATACTATATAGGGGGACATGATTCATTGCCTATTCCATTAACACGAGAAGAAGAAGTTGTTGTCGTTGAAGCTTTTATGAATGGAGACTTACACGCGAGAGATATGCTGATTGAACGTAATTTACGTTTGGTCGTTTATATTGCAAGGCGCTTTGATAATACAGCAACACCGATCGAGGATTTAATCAGTATCGGTTCGATTGGGCTTATTAAGGCGATTGAAACGTTTAATTTAGATAAAAACATTAAATTAGCAACCTATGCCTCGCGCTGCATCGAAAACGAAATTTTGATGCACTTACGTAAGACGAGCCGTATGAAGGGGGAAGTGTCGTTTGACGAACCGCTCAATGCTGATGCAGACGGCAATGAATTATTACTGTCCGATATTTTAGGGACAGAAGAGCATATTATTTCGATGGATGTTGAACGAAAAATTGAACGCCAGCACATGTTTATGGCGATTAATCAATTAACACCACGCGAAAAGTATATTATGGAATGTCGCTTTGGGTTAAATGGCAAAGAGGAAATGACACAAAAGGAAGTGGCTGACCATTTGGGCATTTCACAGTCCTATATTTCACGCCTTGAGAAAAAAATCATTCTTGATTTACGTGAATATTTAAATGAACCGATTGCGTAA
- a CDS encoding YlmC/YmxH family sporulation protein, whose amino-acid sequence MRFSSVQEKEIIDSVSGKFIGYIVDAEIDEARGEIVALIISTPKKFYHLFQGEETVKKIAFSHILTVGKDVILVKTPEE is encoded by the coding sequence ATGCGCTTTTCCTCCGTACAGGAGAAGGAAATTATTGATTCAGTTAGTGGGAAATTCATTGGTTATATTGTCGATGCGGAGATTGATGAAGCACGTGGAGAAATTGTGGCGCTCATTATTTCTACACCAAAAAAGTTTTACCACTTATTTCAAGGGGAAGAGACAGTTAAGAAAATTGCTTTCAGTCATATCCTCACAGTAGGAAAAGATGTCATATTAGTGAAGACTCCAGAGGAATAG
- a CDS encoding YggT family protein — translation MIIFGVISTAFLIYRYMLIGYILMSWIPALQESAVGRFLEKVCEPYLGFFRKFIPPIGMIDISPIVGLFVLYFIERGVYSVLGFLL, via the coding sequence ATGATCATTTTTGGCGTTATATCTACAGCATTTCTTATTTACCGTTACATGCTGATTGGTTACATATTAATGTCTTGGATTCCAGCACTCCAAGAGTCAGCAGTCGGGCGTTTCCTAGAAAAAGTATGTGAACCATACTTAGGTTTCTTCCGTAAGTTTATCCCACCAATTGGCATGATTGACATTTCACCAATCGTTGGTTTATTCGTACTTTACTTCATTGAACGTGGTGTTTATAGCGTTCTAGGTTTCTTACTATAA
- a CDS encoding sigma-E processing peptidase SpoIIGA translates to MYAEWVLLFNFFVNIALLKFIEAMTHSKIRLWRLLTSAFCSAMIALLMYDRILSVFVCFVVLIGIAYSFRIPALFKYGRWLVVATLLVGGLLTALQPLLFSRAYFVYILLCVGIVCSSLLALKFGWVKKLQQVVQLRFVTPCTVFFNEEPWELIAYIDTGNECVEPISRAPVHFIAYDAVQALMSDPLKRGLLTWDEKSPHEITMFAAPLQKCIRMVAISTVQKTTTIVPAFRVKLHIHDHLYVDHYVVFTKNATTFPQNAHMIAHVSVLTNS, encoded by the coding sequence ATGTATGCAGAATGGGTGTTGTTGTTTAACTTTTTCGTCAATATTGCCTTATTAAAATTTATTGAGGCGATGACACATTCGAAAATTAGATTGTGGCGTTTGCTTACGAGTGCTTTTTGTAGTGCCATGATTGCACTTCTGATGTATGACCGTATTTTGAGTGTTTTTGTGTGCTTTGTCGTACTGATAGGGATTGCGTATTCCTTTCGTATTCCTGCCTTATTCAAATACGGACGGTGGCTTGTTGTAGCAACGCTTTTGGTAGGTGGCTTGTTAACTGCGCTACAACCACTATTATTTTCTCGTGCCTATTTTGTATATATTTTACTGTGCGTTGGCATAGTATGTAGTAGCTTACTAGCCTTAAAGTTCGGCTGGGTGAAAAAGTTACAGCAAGTTGTGCAGCTACGCTTTGTAACCCCATGTACCGTTTTTTTTAATGAGGAACCGTGGGAACTCATTGCCTATATTGATACGGGGAATGAATGCGTGGAACCGATTAGTCGGGCACCTGTGCATTTTATCGCGTATGACGCCGTGCAAGCTTTGATGTCAGATCCATTAAAAAGAGGGTTACTGACATGGGATGAAAAAAGCCCGCACGAAATCACAATGTTTGCTGCGCCACTCCAAAAATGTATACGAATGGTTGCGATTTCTACTGTACAAAAAACAACGACGATCGTGCCCGCATTTCGTGTCAAATTGCACATTCATGATCATCTGTATGTTGATCATTATGTCGTTTTTACAAAAAATGCGACGACGTTTCCTCAAAATGCACATATGATTGCACATGTTTCTGTTCTGACTAATTCATAA
- a CDS encoding YggS family pyridoxal phosphate-dependent enzyme yields MAKIENNLEIIQTQIKQAKLRVNASQQVNIIAVTKEVDVARTQEAIEAGLIHLGENRPEGLENKRQAIDATVSWHYIGSLQTRKVKQVIDQIDYLHSLDRLSLAEEIEKRATKTVKCFVQVNVSGEESKHGLTKEQTLAFVKQLEQFSKIEVVGLMTMAPFTEDETKIREVFKQLKQLQQQVSELSISNVPCTELSMGMSNDYELAVEEGATFVRIGTALVG; encoded by the coding sequence GTGGCGAAAATCGAAAATAATTTAGAAATTATTCAAACTCAAATAAAACAAGCAAAGTTACGTGTAAACGCATCGCAGCAGGTGAACATTATTGCTGTAACGAAAGAAGTAGATGTAGCACGCACACAAGAGGCGATTGAAGCGGGCTTAATTCATTTAGGCGAAAACCGTCCAGAAGGCCTCGAAAATAAACGACAAGCAATTGATGCAACTGTTTCATGGCACTATATTGGTTCGTTACAAACACGTAAAGTAAAGCAAGTAATCGACCAAATTGATTATTTACATTCATTAGACCGTTTAAGCTTAGCCGAAGAAATTGAAAAACGAGCAACAAAAACGGTGAAGTGTTTTGTACAGGTGAATGTTTCAGGGGAAGAATCTAAACACGGTTTAACGAAAGAACAGACACTAGCATTTGTAAAACAGCTAGAGCAATTTTCGAAAATCGAAGTAGTTGGCTTAATGACGATGGCTCCGTTTACTGAAGATGAAACTAAAATTCGTGAAGTGTTTAAACAACTAAAACAATTGCAGCAACAAGTGTCCGAATTAAGCATTTCCAATGTACCTTGTACAGAGCTTTCAATGGGAATGTCGAATGACTATGAGCTTGCGGTCGAAGAAGGCGCAACGTTTGTCAGAATTGGAACGGCTCTTGTTGGTTAA
- a CDS encoding DivIVA domain-containing protein codes for MPLSPLDIHNKEFTRGFRGYAEDEVNEFLDQVIKDYEIILREKKELEDQVKSMSERMNHYNSLEETLQKSIVVAQEAADEVRRNSQKESKLIVKEAEKNADRIINDALSKARKVTIEIDELKKQSKVFRNRFKMLVEAQLDLLNTGDWDHLLEYDVDLTDIQTPHQQRQQDEDEAASTDSNSAY; via the coding sequence ATGCCATTATCACCTCTTGATATACATAACAAAGAGTTTACACGCGGTTTCCGTGGCTATGCTGAAGACGAGGTAAATGAGTTTTTAGATCAAGTGATTAAAGACTATGAAATTATTTTGCGCGAGAAAAAAGAGCTAGAAGACCAAGTGAAATCAATGTCTGAAAGAATGAATCATTACAATTCATTAGAAGAAACATTGCAAAAATCCATCGTTGTAGCGCAAGAGGCTGCCGATGAAGTACGCCGTAACTCTCAAAAAGAGTCAAAATTAATTGTCAAAGAAGCAGAAAAAAATGCCGATCGTATTATTAATGATGCGTTATCAAAAGCGCGCAAAGTAACGATTGAAATTGACGAATTAAAGAAACAATCTAAAGTGTTCCGTAACCGCTTTAAAATGTTAGTAGAAGCACAGTTAGACCTGTTAAACACAGGGGACTGGGATCATCTATTAGAATATGATGTCGACCTAACTGATATTCAAACGCCACATCAGCAACGTCAACAAGATGAAGACGAGGCTGCTTCAACAGATAGTAATTCAGCGTATTAA
- a CDS encoding RNA-binding protein, which produces MEHLIQHFRKDEQPFIEQVIGWQREVEDRYAPKLTDFLDPRQRFIVESVIGQNEDLRIFTEGTFKEAERQRILIAPSYLEPTEEDFQIGVYTIHYPAKFVQLRHPDVLGALLSIGLDRSKFGDIRLGENTVQFALAQEIADYVRANLTGMGKVKVHVEELGSSTPLIQNEEHWVESSYTVSSMRLDVVLATVANISRQKSQSLINGGKVKVNWTVREAVAFELQEGDIVSARGFGRLKVIMTEGRTKKDKIRLQVGRLEQKA; this is translated from the coding sequence ATGGAGCATTTAATTCAACATTTCCGTAAAGATGAACAGCCATTTATTGAGCAGGTTATCGGTTGGCAGCGTGAGGTAGAAGATCGTTATGCGCCGAAGCTGACGGATTTTTTAGACCCAAGACAGCGCTTTATTGTGGAATCTGTCATTGGCCAAAATGAAGACTTGCGTATATTTACTGAAGGGACGTTTAAAGAGGCAGAGCGACAACGTATTTTAATTGCGCCTTCTTATCTTGAGCCGACAGAAGAAGACTTTCAAATTGGCGTTTATACGATTCATTACCCAGCAAAGTTTGTGCAGTTGCGCCATCCGGATGTATTAGGGGCGTTATTATCAATTGGATTAGATCGTAGTAAGTTTGGTGATATTCGCTTGGGTGAAAATACCGTGCAATTTGCTTTAGCACAAGAAATAGCAGATTATGTCCGTGCAAATTTAACTGGTATGGGAAAAGTGAAAGTGCATGTGGAGGAACTAGGTAGTTCAACGCCACTTATCCAAAACGAGGAACATTGGGTGGAAAGCTCGTATACGGTGTCTTCAATGCGTTTAGATGTTGTACTTGCTACTGTTGCCAATATTTCACGCCAAAAATCACAAAGCTTAATTAATGGCGGGAAAGTAAAAGTGAACTGGACGGTGCGTGAGGCGGTCGCATTTGAACTACAAGAAGGCGATATTGTCTCAGCACGCGGATTTGGCCGTTTGAAAGTCATTATGACAGAAGGACGAACAAAAAAAGATAAAATCCGCTTACAAGTAGGACGTTTAGAGCAAAAAGCCTAA
- the sigG gene encoding RNA polymerase sporulation sigma factor SigG, whose translation MRTKVELCGVDTSTLPVLKPDEMKNLFIRLQQGELYVRDELVFCNLRLVLSIVGRYAYRGEQADDLFQVGCIGLLKAIDNFDLKHNVRFSTYAVPMIMGEIRRHLRDHHALRVSRSLRDIAYKAMQAKERYITEHLREPTIEQLAQAIEMKKEDVLFALDAIQDPMSLNEPIYSDGGDAIYMMDQIKDKVTEEQWVGTISLQESMKRLNSRQKMIIEKRFFLGETQTEIAQSLGISQAQISRLEKSAVELLKRDFR comes from the coding sequence ATGCGTACGAAAGTAGAATTATGCGGCGTCGATACATCTACATTGCCAGTATTAAAGCCAGATGAAATGAAAAATTTATTTATCCGTTTGCAACAAGGAGAGCTGTATGTACGTGATGAACTCGTGTTTTGTAATTTGCGATTAGTGTTAAGTATTGTTGGACGCTATGCATATCGCGGAGAGCAAGCAGATGACCTGTTTCAAGTAGGTTGCATTGGTTTACTGAAGGCGATTGATAATTTTGATTTAAAGCATAATGTGCGTTTTTCCACGTATGCTGTACCGATGATTATGGGTGAAATTCGTCGGCATTTGCGCGATCATCATGCGCTGAGAGTGTCACGTTCTTTACGTGATATTGCGTATAAAGCGATGCAGGCAAAAGAGCGCTATATTACCGAGCATTTACGTGAACCAACAATCGAGCAGCTAGCACAGGCGATTGAAATGAAAAAAGAAGATGTGTTATTCGCACTAGATGCCATTCAAGATCCAATGTCACTAAACGAACCGATTTATTCAGACGGTGGTGACGCGATTTATATGATGGATCAAATTAAGGATAAAGTAACTGAAGAACAATGGGTAGGGACCATCTCGTTACAAGAAAGCATGAAACGTTTAAATAGCCGCCAAAAGATGATTATCGAAAAACGGTTTTTCTTAGGTGAAACGCAAACGGAAATTGCGCAAAGTTTAGGGATCTCTCAAGCACAAATTTCTAGGTTAGAAAAAAGCGCAGTGGAATTATTAAAGCGCGATTTTCGGTAA